The window gcctgcctTCCATCCATCAACTCTGCCGGATTACTAACCTTTTTTCTCTTGTCTGAATGTATAAATAAAAGACAGTTCACTGCTAAATACACCCAAAGCACAAACCGAATGGTTAAGCTATGTTTTTTCATTGACAAAAAGAAATGTACAGTGGACCCACATGTTAAGCTAtgtttcttcatttcctttttctactatcttttcttttttttcttttttggaaagaCTACTGTCATTTCTgttatattataattatataatatctGTAGAattttgtgggttttttttttaaatttctattttttgtatACTCTCCTCTGTTTTTTCCCATGTAAAAAATTCACGGGTATTGTAATTTGATGGATTTCTTAGTTAAAATTACATGTTGGGAATCTAAGTCAGCTTTGATTTTGAATTGAGTATCCTTCTTCTCATTTCCTTATCTCCTTTTGGAGGAGATGCAGCTCATAGAGCTAGAAAGGCAGCTACAActggagatggaatcccagaacaGAGTGGAAAAGAAGCTGAAACTCACAACAAGAAAGCTACATATCCTGGGATGCGATGAAGTGCTAGGAGGTTGAACTCTTATTTAAGTCTATTTGGATTTTATGAGGAATTTTCGAGGCAGTTTCAGCGAGTGGCTTGGAGTCATCATAACAAATTGAAACCTGAAATTGTTATACCCTGCTTATTAAAATCCTGTTATTGACCAAATGGCTATTTATGTCCAGATAAATCAGACACTGACTGACAGTAACTGGAAAAAAGTTTACAGATGCTGGAATTTGAATTCGAATGCTGGGAATTGTGATCAGATTGCTAGAATTTTTTACAGTTCTGGAAAACTATTTTCTTACAAAGGTATTTATATTGGAAATAGTCTAAGACTCCTAACAAATTAAATACAATAGAAAAAATAGCAATTGAAGTAAATAGATGTTCAATATATATCACTTTATGAGGAATCATCACAAACAACCAGTTGCATGTGAAGTTCACATGCAAGCTTGCTCATACACCAAAGTGTCATGTGTAGGACATCTAAGTGATGCATAAGGTGGGATTCACTATGACAATCACTTGCTACAAAAAATAGGTCAGCCCGCTCATCAGGAAGCCACCCTATATGAAAACAATGAGCGTTTTTTATTGGAACTGTTAACTGTCTGATTCAACGTGCATGTCTGTCCTGCCTGATCAgtggatttttctgatttctatgCCAGGTGGCCTTCATCTTATGCATAACCCGATGTATCATACACATGACGTGAACGGGGTTTCATCTGAAGTTCACATGcaactggttgtaggtgatcattcctacaagtattgaattgaattgacaATAATGATGGTTGTGTTTGAGTAATCCCAGAAAGTTCGGCGCAAGAACTCGCTCAGATGTTTGTCCAAGAGCTGGCTTTGAAGGTAACATTTGTTTAGCCTTTATCAGTAAATCTTTGGCTGACAGTTGTATTATCTCATCTTTTGACACGTTGTGGGTCATCTTTCCTTGCTCATAACTGTCCTTTGTTTATCTACAGATTTTTGTTGTTGTAAGCATGGGGTCTTGTTCATTTGCATATGTACTTGAGGAttaatgcttctttttttttttgttcatttatttatttttttaacttttcaatgCAACGAATAACAACAAAAAATGCTCTGAACCATGAGTGGTTTAGTGAGGTCTCTCTGCCCAAATCAAAAGATTTTATGCTGACAGTTCCTGTTCAACATGCCCAAAACAGGTATTTGGATGTACAACATGGATTTTGAACATAAACTGCTTTAAATGATTGATTTTGTTGTGCCTCCTTTCTCAATACAAATATAGAAAATTCTAATTTCAATGGTCAAGTAATCCCAAGGGATGAAGATATGGCTTTGGAAGTTGGGTCAACAGCTCTAAGTCTTCTCTAGGTCAGTTACTTAAGTTTACTGATACGTTTAGGGGAAAATTGTGTATCAATAAAGGTCTTTTTTTCTTTGATAAATTTTGATGTGTTTTGCGTGAAAATTTCAGCTATGTCAATGACTCAAgttgcttgctgaaatttgtgttggTACCGGATATGATGCACTCTCTACCAAATATTTGTGAGGTGGAATGGCTTGTCAATTGCAAATTGGGAGAAAAATTGGGAAACATGAACCCACCTATTTAAAAAATATTAGCTGAAGTTGTCTAACACATCCAACTATTTCCAATATCGGGGCCCACATGCTAATTGGACCATGATCCATTTAAAACCGGATCGGTAGTGACCCTGATCCACTTTGGACCGCTTGACTGTAAACAAATTTTGTGGGAAcgctgtttggagcattaattcagtttacatcgggggaattctatgttttccttacatttagttttcatccttcttcaattgattgattctttgtttttatgttgcagAATCATCTAGTGGTGGTTCGCCTTTGAATAATTACAGAACACGCATAGGAGAAGTTATCGGTATAGCTGTCGGATGTGCAGGTGGACTACTGATCCTCGcatccattttctatctatgGTGGATGAAGGATGCACCTGGCCATTTGTGAGTGGACACAGACTCactaagatttgtattttcagcattattgtaaattgtaattgtaattgtaattgaatgaatgaatgattgtaattgattcattatttgaatgaatgaatgaatgattgtaattgattcattatttgaatgaatgaatgaatgattatgcaggtggtgaATGActgattataattttttaaaactgtaggcaatagctacggatattgaccgtagctgctAATCTGATAACCGTAGCTGTTATTAAATTCGGTATATTGCTACAGATccagcactacttttagctacaaatactatccGTAGCTGTAGGTACTTTTGGCCACAgaaataattgctacggattatatctgtagctattgtaatctatggctacggatttaatccgtagctataggttttaggcctattgttatggcacctacaactacggtcgtgctacggactaaaaccgtagctataggtctatggctacggattaaatccgtagcctttgcccagttttttggtagtgaatagaaacaggtcgtattattagaatttttaaaaaaaatagctacaaatataatccatagctatagctacggcttttgtccatagctattggtatctattgctatagATATTATTGGGAGTTATTGGTATCTATTACTACGGATGAAAttccttttgctacggatattatccgtagcacgtccgtcgctattggtggggtagctaaagctattgctacagatataatccgtagctgttcgtatctattgctacggatataatccgtagctatacctTTAGCTACTCCACCAATAGTGATGGACATGCTACAgatcatatccgtagcaaaaggtaTTTTGCTATAgtttttggccgtagcctttgcccgtttttcttgtagtgcaaAAGCTGAGGGCGGGCTTGGAATTAGGAAGCTGAAAGATGTCATGCATGGTCTTCAAATGAAGATGGCATGGGGTGTCAAGCAGGGGGAGAACAACAACTTGTGGGGTCAATTCATCTGTTCTAAATATACGCTTAACGCGTCAGTTGATATTTCCAGTAGTCTGGCATCGAGTGCATCTCCAATCTGGAAAAGATTAGTGGGATTTTTCCCCATTCTGGACAGACACGCCCAATGGGTGATTGGTCGAGGCAACTGCAACATGTGGATCTCAAACTGGACTGGGCTGGGCCCCCTGGATTCTCTTTCATTGATTCATATCTCTGATTCCATGAGAAATCTCAGAGTTCGGACTTCCTTGACGAAGATGGTATCAAGCAAGATGCCCCCCTTTCTCTTCCTGTTTGGCTCAAAGACTTTATCATAAGGGGGAGTTTCTGCACATCTGACGCTGACGATATCCTTCTCTGGCCGCTCGAACTTGCTAGCCATTTCTCTGCCAAATCAACTTGGAACATTAGTAGAACCAGAAGGTAGATCCTTCCATGGGCCAGGCGAGTGTGGAACCCAAAAATTCCCCCAAAAATCTCCCTATTTCTGTGGAGATTACTGCATGACGCCTTTCCCATTGATGACCTCACTCTATTGAAAGGTATCCAATTGGCTTCTGTTTGTAATTGCTGCAGGAACACGTCTATAGCTGGGCCTCAAGTCGAATCCCTCTCCCACCTCTTCCTTCTCGGCTCTCTCGCTGACAGTGTTTGGCAGCGGACTGCAGATTTCTTTGGAATTACGTTGTTATATCAGTCCTCCATCCGAAACCAGCTTCATTGGTGGTGGCATAGACCCCTTCCACATCGCAGCAGACAGGTGGGCCTCCGCCCCAGCCTTCATTATGTGGGAGGTTTGGAGAGCAAGGAATGCAGCCAGATTCGACAATATGGCGTTCTCAGCTGGGGTTGTATTCTCTAAGGTTAAATGGTGGTTGGAGACTCTCTTCCCCTAGATTGCAAGCAATATCCAATGGTGTCCCTCCTCCTTTGCTGCCTCCGCTCACACCCCCCTCGCTGTTCCTCTCtgccaaccctctctttctctataGTCAGGTGGGTCAAGCCAAGAGAAGGAGTCTTTAAGTTAAATGTAGACGGTTCAGCTCTTTAATCTAGCTCTAGCTGGTGGAGGGGGCATCTGTCGAGATCATCTCGATAACCCAATCTTCGCTTTCGCCTATGGCTACAGGAAAACTTCCAACAATATGGCTAAGTTGCAGGCAGCCCTTGATGGATTAAAGTTCTATTTGTCTCACAGCCTATCCAGAGTCCTAATCTAATCAGATTCCAGCTGGGTGGCGTCTTTTCTCACGAATGATTCCATTTCCTACTGGAAATGGTCCTACTGGTCGACTAGGATCAAGTTGCTCTCCTCTTAGGGAAATTTTCGAATTGCACATGTCCTTAGAGAAGCAAATAGTCCAGCAGACAGCTTAGCCAAAATTGGCAGAAAAACGCAAACTAATAGGCTCTTTAAAGATCTTTCCTCCCTTCCTCGTTTGATTAAGGGCCAGGTTCTCCTGGACAAATCAGACTTAGGCTACATTAAGAAAAAGGCTTAGGCTACATTACGGAGTCTTCTAGTAACCGATCCGTCTAAAATATGAGATGCAGTCCAGGCCTTGGCTCTGGTTTTCTTCTGCCCGAATAGGCTCTCTTGTAAAATCTTCTCTGTAATGAAAATCATCTTTCcctaaaaaaaagaaaggaaaaaaaaaaaaaagcgactGAATGGTCAAAAGTAATAAGAGTGTTACGGTATACCTTAttcaagtttttaatagtgggcgatCAGTAACCactgcttccagtggtgtggtccaactgaaatttgtatcttcttcattaTTTGGATTACACCTTAAAATAAGccggaaaaatatatgaacggcgtggataaacatcGCATACATCGAAGTAAGCCCTACAGTCAGGGTCGCATTCACAAGCACGTTAACGTTTCCatcgttgaaaaaaaaaataataaaaacaaaaaattaaaaattaaaaatccatgcAAAGATGCGACGGACAAGCTTGGAATGCCTACTCGCTATGctagtaaactctgtagggcctaCCGTTATATATGTTCTtgatctatgctgtccatccgttttatcagctcattttaagcattgaatctaaaattaaagcatatataaagctcaggtggaccacaaatttGAAAAATGAGGATATAATGATGTTCGCaggttaaaaccttcctaagacagacaatgatgtttattggtcctacaacctcttcataaggtcacacacggtggatgaagggaaaacaaaaatatcagcttgatccaaatcttcggTAACCTCcaagaagtttccaatggtaggtgttcaattcccaattttcctatggtgtggtccacctgagatatatatatatgtttctattttgggatcctgctttaaaataagctaataaaacgtatggacggcatagataagacacatacatcacggtgggtcgaacAAAGTTCACTCAGTACGCTACTCAACCACTTCCGCTGCGGACGTACACGGTAGAATCGCATGAGACCTTCCAAGTCTGTAAGGGTTGCTGAGAAATCTCTATAAATAGCTCCTCTCCCTCCCAACTCCTACTACACCCACACCCCTTTAAACCATAACCCTAATCTAGAGCCATGTCCATGGCCTCGATGATGATGTCTTCTTTGCAAGCCACTGCCTCCTCTGCACCCTCTCTCCACCCCAAAACTTCCTACTCTTCCCGAAATGCTCCACGCCGGTCCACTACTTGCATTAGGAGTAGTGGTGATAAAAGCGGCGAGGAATCACCTCTGATCAAGTTGGATAGACGGAACATGCTCATCGGATTAGGTGGCGGTCTGTACGGAACTACTCTGGGCCTCGGTCTTGATAAAAAGGCAGCCGCGGATCCGGTGCTCGTCCCGGACCTACGCACTTGCAAACCTGCCCATGACTTGTTCAACACCACCAACACGACGGATTATGCATGCTGTCTGCCTCTACCGACTCCCTATGAAATTACTGATTACATTATACCCAATCCACCATCGAATCCCGGCGTAAGGAAGCCAGCCCATAAGATGGCAACGGATTATCCTGAGGAGCTGACGAGGTTCGAGACGGCTATTCAGAAGATGAGGGATCTGGACACGACCGACCCAAATAGCCCACTGGGCTTCAGGCAGCAGGCGCAAATACACTGCGCCTTCTGCAACGGGGCGTACAGCCAGTATAATAAGGAGGCAATTCCTTTGCAAGTACACTTCAGCTGGTTCTTCTTGCCGTGGCACCGATGGTACATCTACTTCTTCGAGAGGATCCTAACGAAACTGCTTGATGACGGTAACCCCGTTACACTTCCCTACTGGAACTATGATAGCACTGCCGGGATGGGGTTCCCAGGTATCTATGCAGATTCCACGTCGTCCCTCTATGACGATTTACGCAACAAGGTCAATGCAGTTGCAGGAAACAATGTGGATCTGTTTTACTCACCAGACAACACTAGGCCCCTCATTACGCTAGATCCCCAACTAATAGTTAACAGGAACCTATGTTATTTCCAAACGATCTTCGACGCAGGCGCATCTGATCCATTGCAATTCATCGGATGCCCCATTACAGCAGGGGACCAGTCTAATTTTGCTTATGCCGGTTACCTAGAGAACTTGCATAACGTTGTTCACCAGTGGACGGGTACGACCGATGATGAAAATAATAACAATTTCGATATGGGTAACTTCCTCAGAGCAGCGCGGGACCCTATCTTCTACGCACATCACTCCAATGTGGATCGCCTGTGGGAAATTTTTAGGACCAGAAATAACGCATCGAACTTCGAAGCCAAATATCATGACTGGCTGAACAGCTCCTTCGTTTTCTACGACGAGAATGCGAAGTTGGTGAAAGTGACGGTAAGTAATGCCCCCACCAAACTGTTCCTCTCATCTTCTCGTTTCTCTTTCCAGATTTCCTTCTCACACCTGCAATCGTCATTTGGGACGATTGAGGGATTCCATATCCAGGGGGCCATTGTGAATGGACCACAGTCCAATGGTCGCACCGAAAGCTTGGATCCAGATCCTTGCTTCCTTGAATCGAATGTGAAACTTACCCTTATGGGGTGAGGTTGGAACTGTGATACATTCAAGTCAAAGCACTGAgtatggatggttctgatcaccGGCCAACACATATGGGGCCAAATGTGCATTTTACAGCTTgcgtattttattattattattattattattattagtaaaaTTACCGTCAAGAACCTATACTTATAGTATAGACACATATGCACCGTAAAACTAATATAATAAATTTTTTCTAGGAGTTTTTTCATATGATCACTTATCTACCATCTCTTAAAGTTTTTGCAAATAAACCTCGTATAAAATACGTATATGATAGAAGAAGTAGAGCGTTTGGATTTGACTGACTTTGACCGTATAAATGATAATTTTGAGGGGCGGATCGAGTACCCACCTAGtaagagacggacggtcctgacCACGGCTCTGCGGAGCCAATTTATGCATACAGGTCTTCTATTTTAAAagattatttcagggcatgagccccaaaagATGGTATATCGAAGGgtaagtagaccacactaaataaagcaatggggattgaactcttgCCCTTGAAAATTTCctacggcccaccgtgatgatcatatcccatccaaaccgttcttaagcttgaaaacatacatatcatatttatccaaaagttctgtggtGGCAAGTTTACAGTgatgattatttgtcatccaacctgttcacgatgtcacaaatacatgaatgaagggaaaacacaaatatcagcttgatccaaaacctttgtggcctcTTCAAGATTTCAATGGTTGGTGTTCAAATCACACTGTCTCCCATAGtgtgggtccatttgagctttggacatcCTTCAATTTTATGATTGTTTACTAGAAGAATCTgttgaaacggatggacggggtggataagacacttaactcatggtggggcccacatagtttactcagaaCCAAATCCAATTTCGTTTGAACTGGTATAACCGAAAGTTTGAAGGGGCCCGCAGTAATGTCCTCGTCACATCCACTATGATCCATCAATTTCACAAACTCATGGTATTGAGTGAGCCAAAAAACTAAATCAAAATTCAAGTAGGCTACATTGCATGAAACAAGGGATTGAAcacctcaccattgaaactttattagggctcacaaaagtttcagatatggctgatatttatgctttcccttcatccatgtaagCATCTTTTTATAAATGGGTTAGATGGAACATAAATATGATAGTGGGCCTCATGAGAGTTTAAACAGTGGGTGTTTCCATCccctactgtttcctctgatgtggcgTACCTGGATTTTAGATAAAAGACCATCTcctttaataaaaagcccacctGAATTCTCTATGGAGTATTTAACCCTTTGATGATACAAAGGTTACGGTGATCGTTCGTATTCAAATTTAGAGATCCAAATTATCAAAAGGATTGGGGAACTTTTATTTGTAGACTTTCCATAATACAAAGTTAGAATTattatataaacggtttggatcattggaaggcTAAAGTCTCAACCAATCCAATTGAAATATTATGGGGATATATTGTAGAAAACCTCTCTTTTGAATTCTAGAAGCACTTCAACTCTAAGATGTGTGTTCGCTTGTCTACCAAACAGGTATCACAGTCACTTAATATTGGGCAGCTAGGATACTCATACGAGTCGTTGGAATCTGAATGGAATTGCAATGACGTGAACATGCTACCGCCCAAAAGTCCGTCCCCCTGTACGTCCGCGAGCAGTGTGCAAGCATTCGGGGCCTTGCCTAAGGCCCTTGAGAATGACCCCATCCGTGTCTTGGTCAAACGGCCCAACTCATCTCGTAGTAAGTCTGAAATACAGAACACGCTGGAGGTGGTTATGGTGGATGGAATCGAGGTGGAACACACAAGCTCCACCCGGTTCGATGTCTTCATCAACACCCCTTCTGAGGATTGCACCAACCTTGGAGACTTTGCTGGGAGCTTTACAACTGTGGCTCATGGGGCCAAACATGGGGAGACGTCGGACGGTAATGAGAAGAAGCTGGGCCTGAAGCTCGGGATAACGAGCATGGTCTCAAAGCTCAATGCTGAGGCCGCTGAGAACCTCGTTGTGTCGTTGGTGCCACGAATGGGGTCTGTTGTCGTCGGTGGAGTTCACATTGAGCAGGTCGAGAAGAAGACTGTGTGATTTCTGAGACGTTTGTATTGAGCCTTAATAAAGAGTTACTACTCAACTCAGTCAATGGTTGCTTGTTGTGATTGGGCATTGCTAGTGTTGTTGTGTTATGTTACCAACTCCCCATTGACGATATGTTCTTGCTATCCTGGGCTTATCAATCATGATTTGAAGTTCTGAGTTTAGTGTTATccgtacattaaaaaaaattaatgggtGAGATGTCGCTCCTAATATATTGGGCCATGTGTTGGACACTTGTGAATACTAGTAGTGATGCTCTGACAGAGCATGATTAATGATACGCAGTCACTTGAAATTGCGTACATGGCTTGCAAGTAATTTTTGTTAACACACAGGTACTAATGCTATCAAACACTACTTCGATGGGGCGCAGATTGCCTGCTTACATGAGGTAGCTACTGGACAGCGCactgtaggctccaccatgagatatgttatttatccacaccgtccatctgtctttTCAGATCATTGGAGGTTGTAatgccaaaaatgaaacagatcccaaatgtcaagtggaccacaccacaagaaaacaatggtgaatgaacgcccaccattaaaaacttctaggcccaccgtaatctttatatgccatccaaactattgattagGTCTCAAAGACCTGAATGGACGggaaaaaaccaaaacaaaaattagcttcatccaaaattttcATGCCCAGGAAGTTTTtgtatgtcttaaatctatacatAAATAAGGTTCATTGATGtccatttgatgtcatcgagggttgttcgatgtcatcgaacaatcgcTTGATACCATCgagaattttgaattttctcagttggttgctggacatattggtgtaatttccgatgacatcgaggagtGTTCGATGACACCGAAGTcttagttcgatgccattgaagctgGGTCGGTGCAATCGAAGGAATCTGAAATTCCATGTGTTGTCTTTAAACAGTTTTGGTattagtttgatgtcatcgaagtagtttcgatgtcatcgaaggttaagtgtcgatgacatcgaagggtgtttgatgacatcgaacagtttCGCACAGGATCTGCggaatttgtttctgatttcgttTAGAATTCTTCCCAGTACTATATATATAGGTATAAACGGGATTGGGAGGCATAACTAGGGTTTCAAATTTGTCCAAGGGGTTTTCAAGGGTATAGTAAGCGTTTGATTCGATGTTGctcgaatcgggtaagctctcGTCTCTTgcaatttttgtttttcttaatgATCATTTATTGCTTTGTGCTATGGATTTTTCCCCAAGGGTTTTTATAACACccttgaaaatttgaatttgagaTCTCTATCCCCTATTTTATCTCTATCTTATCTCTACCATATCTCCATTTTATATCTATCTTATCTCTATCATATCTCTATTTTATATCTATCTTATCTCTATCTTATCCTCTATCTTATTTCTATCTTATCTTTATCATATCTACATCTTATATCTATCTTATCTCTACTATATCTTGTCTCTATTCCTAATCATTCTCCATTCTATATACCTCTATCCCTCCCCGTATCTCTCAATCCCTCAAATGAGCCTTTCTTTTAAGGAGTGTGTCGTAAGAGAAATTCTACTCCAACTTAGATATTAATAAAAAGGCACCCTACGACAACtaagaaagggagagagtgagATAATTTTGGAGATCCAGTAAGTTTATTGTCATTATTTTAGTATTTCttatacatttaatataatttgaCTCTATATATGTAATGAATAGTGTGGATCAGCCACACATTCATTGCATTGATCTGTGGGTAGATATGATGTAAATGTAATGAAAGTTTAAAATCTCATATGAAGTTTCTTGTCGCAAAGACTGATTGGTGTGCATCTAGGTGAATCAGATTAAATCTTTAAGGATAATAgaatccctaaggccaaaatatataagGGTCCTAATTTATAGATTAATATATATgaccatcggatgggccacactagtcaaATCTGAAAGTGTTTAATATTGAAAGCTCAGATTTCTGCACAAATGTTGGTATCATTTGGCGTtgaaggttgagatgggtcatcggtgtatatgtggttagatccacaccattcatccaatgtttAGAGGCAAAATATGCGAAGACCTTGAGaatttggatgatccaatcatttGGTGAGCTACCCCGATCAATCATTGTTATTCAATTTCAAAAtcttttttagagagagagagagagaatctaaattttgataattgaatTTAATAAGCATATTTAGTCATTTAGGGCTTGGTCACTTAGGAAGTTAATCAAAGGTGAGTCCCATTGTGTAATATAAccagatgaataataatgttgtggatataattgataagatttttgaatttaaaCCAGTCACATTAC of the Magnolia sinica isolate HGM2019 chromosome 7, MsV1, whole genome shotgun sequence genome contains:
- the LOC131250668 gene encoding polyphenol oxidase, chloroplastic-like — encoded protein: MSMASMMMSSLQATASSAPSLHPKTSYSSRNAPRRSTTCIRSSGDKSGEESPLIKLDRRNMLIGLGGGLYGTTLGLGLDKKAAADPVLVPDLRTCKPAHDLFNTTNTTDYACCLPLPTPYEITDYIIPNPPSNPGVRKPAHKMATDYPEELTRFETAIQKMRDLDTTDPNSPLGFRQQAQIHCAFCNGAYSQYNKEAIPLQVHFSWFFLPWHRWYIYFFERILTKLLDDGNPVTLPYWNYDSTAGMGFPGIYADSTSSLYDDLRNKVNAVAGNNVDLFYSPDNTRPLITLDPQLIVNRNLCYFQTIFDAGASDPLQFIGCPITAGDQSNFAYAGYLENLHNVVHQWTGTTDDENNNNFDMGNFLRAARDPIFYAHHSNVDRLWEIFRTRNNASNFEAKYHDWLNSSFVFYDENAKLVKVTVSQSLNIGQLGYSYESLESEWNCNDVNMLPPKSPSPCTSASSVQAFGALPKALENDPIRVLVKRPNSSRSKSEIQNTLEVVMVDGIEVEHTSSTRFDVFINTPSEDCTNLGDFAGSFTTVAHGAKHGETSDGNEKKLGLKLGITSMVSKLNAEAAENLVVSLVPRMGSVVVGGVHIEQVEKKTV